A stretch of [Clostridium] innocuum DNA encodes these proteins:
- the gatB gene encoding Asp-tRNA(Asn)/Glu-tRNA(Gln) amidotransferase subunit GatB, producing MKYETVIGIEIHCELKTKTKMFSGAPTSFGEVANTCVNEVDLGHPGTLPCVNKDAVRLAILAATALKCEIDPLVKFDRKNYYYSDLPKGFQITQQFHPIGSNGVITIKTDDGEKDIRINRIHMEEDTAKQFHSDAGTLVDYNRAGTPLVEIVSEPDIRNGAEAAAYVEKLRSMLYYLGVSDVKMEEGSMRCDVNVSIRPQGSEALGTKTEVKNLNSISNVQKAIDAEVARQRELLENGEEVVQATRRYDETQKTTILMRKKEGNVDYKFFPEPNIPPIRLDAAWIKDIQDNMEELPDERKARYMHDYALKEYDADVLVANRELSNFFDEVCQYTKNYKKAANWVIVEVTAALNKANIKLVDNPCNPKHLADMVNMVDAGEISGKQAKIVFEDIMQGKDPKKVVEEKGMKQMSDSSELLAMVSAVLDNNPQSIEDFKNGKDRAVGFLVGQVMKASKGQANPAMTNKLIQEELKKR from the coding sequence ATGAAATACGAAACAGTCATAGGGATTGAAATCCACTGCGAGCTGAAAACCAAAACAAAAATGTTCTCAGGGGCACCGACATCCTTTGGAGAGGTAGCGAACACCTGTGTAAATGAAGTGGATCTGGGACATCCCGGAACACTCCCCTGTGTAAATAAGGATGCTGTGCGTCTGGCAATTCTGGCCGCAACGGCATTGAAGTGTGAAATCGATCCGCTGGTGAAGTTTGATCGCAAGAACTATTATTATTCCGATCTTCCTAAGGGCTTCCAGATAACCCAGCAGTTTCATCCGATTGGCTCCAACGGTGTCATTACCATTAAAACGGATGACGGGGAAAAGGATATCCGCATCAACCGTATTCATATGGAAGAGGATACCGCTAAGCAGTTTCACAGCGATGCGGGGACACTGGTAGACTACAACCGTGCGGGAACACCGCTGGTGGAAATCGTCAGTGAACCGGATATCCGAAACGGGGCAGAGGCAGCTGCCTATGTGGAAAAGCTGAGAAGTATGCTGTATTACCTTGGAGTCAGTGATGTTAAAATGGAAGAGGGAAGCATGCGCTGTGATGTCAATGTTTCCATACGTCCGCAGGGCAGTGAAGCTCTTGGTACCAAAACCGAGGTCAAAAATCTGAATTCCATTTCCAATGTACAGAAGGCGATTGATGCAGAGGTGGCACGTCAAAGGGAGCTGCTGGAAAACGGTGAGGAAGTCGTACAGGCAACCCGTCGTTATGATGAAACGCAGAAAACAACGATTCTGATGCGGAAAAAGGAAGGAAATGTGGACTACAAGTTCTTCCCAGAACCGAATATTCCACCGATTCGTCTGGATGCGGCATGGATCAAAGACATTCAGGACAATATGGAGGAGCTTCCGGATGAGCGTAAGGCACGCTATATGCACGATTATGCACTGAAGGAATACGATGCTGATGTACTCGTTGCCAATCGTGAGCTGAGCAACTTTTTCGATGAGGTATGTCAGTATACAAAGAACTATAAGAAGGCAGCAAACTGGGTGATCGTTGAGGTTACAGCTGCATTGAATAAGGCAAATATCAAGCTGGTGGATAATCCGTGTAATCCAAAGCATCTTGCGGATATGGTAAATATGGTGGATGCCGGTGAAATAAGCGGCAAGCAGGCAAAAATCGTGTTTGAGGACATCATGCAGGGCAAGGATCCGAAGAAGGTCGTGGAAGAAAAGGGTATGAAGCAGATGAGTGACAGCAGTGAGCTGCTTGCCATGGTTAGCGCTGTTCTGGATAACAACCCGCAATCCATTGAAGATTTCAAAAACGGTAAGGACCGTGCTGTCGGCTTCCTGGTTGGTCAGGTAATGAAGGCCAGCAAGGGACAGGCGAATCCGGCGATGACGAATAAGCTGATTCAGGAGGAGTTGAAAAAGCGCTAG